Proteins found in one Plasmodium malariae genome assembly, chromosome: 13 genomic segment:
- the PmUG01_13057100 gene encoding 1-acyl-sn-glycerol-3-phosphate acyltransferase, putative encodes MECSKHKGEKASNLIFRLFVFIFITTELLFSMVFALVTQILCGLIFFPLVVFSKKARLTIFGFCFKFAMYLIFTPLNPFWRLKIIRKPRKGYSPTGTLLFFNHLSSLDPWVAAASTLWWCTKFVFKSSLFKIPMGGLILYLAGDIPIYFTQGKGGWEVKPGGVEDIMKKCKKYKDLNISTVVFPEGTRSLNGQLQLFKSGFFRYAIENNCEILPCAIHGTNNMWPVKGKMLDIGTAYVSFGEPFYSTENMTVDELKEKTRNAIFELIKDFPDYDPERDTLSTEITRIRGHGI; translated from the exons ATGGAATGTTCTAAACATAAGGGGGAAAAAGCaagtaatttaatttttagattgtttgtatttatttttattactacagaattattattttctatgGTTTTTGCCTTAGTTACACAAATACTATGCGGCTTGATATTTTTCCCATTAGTTGTATTTAGTAAAAAAGCAAGATTAACTATATTTggtttttgttttaaatttgCTATGTACCTTa TTTTTACCCCTCTTAATCCATTTTGgagattaaaaataataagaaaaccTAGGAAAGGTTATAGTCCAACTGGGActctcttattttttaatcatttGTCTTCACTCGATCCGTGGGTGGCTGCTGCAAGCACTTTATGGTGGTGTacaaaatttgtttttaaaagttcattatttaaaataccCATGGGAGGTCTGATATTATATTTAGCAGGGGATATTCCAATATACTTTACTCAAGGAAAAGGAGGATGGGAAGTAAAGCCAGGAGGCGTTGAagatattatgaaaaaatgtaaaaagtataaaGATTTAAATATTAGCACAGTTGTATTTCCAGAAGGTACAAGATCTCTTAATGGACAATTACAGTTATTCAAATCTGGATTTTTTAGATATGCAATTGAAAACAATTGTGAAATATTACCTTGTGCAATACATGGAACAAACAATATGTGGCCtgttaaaggaaaaatgttAGACATAGGAACTGCATATGTTTCTTTTGGTGAACCCTTTTATTCAACGGAAAATATGACCGTTGATGAGCTGAAGGAAAAAACTAGAAATGCTATTTTTGAATTGATCAAAGATTTCCCAGATTATGATCCAGAG AGAGATACGTTATCAACCGAAATAACGAGAATAAGGGGCCAcggtatataa
- the PmUG01_13057200 gene encoding fam-l protein, whose protein sequence is MEKKIKSTLFSKIIFFIVLTWICHHNDDVSTFNKLWYNNYTYDKKLYRETYRLLSICEKYNNSSIRSLKETMPNNGFNSENYIFNNEKGDIKKNKRSNVSSSKNVQGNKEAMKNKSCIFETKSYSRLEKNLFKELDYVNFLKNNRTISDELYKKILCKIYGLRLSLPLVFLLLLSILFILDYSCGYGLINGLFGIMNLRSKEWLKALHNRLFESPLKWMGVILESNNKATIVSFFFRTLIYYIPLIILGITLILMIFYYHKKVIKYQKIKYRKR, encoded by the exons atggaaaaaaaaattaaatcaactttatttagtaaaattattttctttatcgTTTTAACTTGGATATGCCACCATAATGATGACgta agtACGTTTAACAAATTATGGTATAATAACTACacatatgataaaaaattatatagagaAACCTATAGGTTACTATCAATATGTGAGAAGTATAATAATTCTAGTATTAGAAGTTTAAAAGAAACAATGCCAAATAATGGATTCAACagtgaaaattatatatttaataatgaaaaaggagacataaaaaaaaacaaaagatcAAATGTAAGTTCATCCAAAAATGTTCAAGGAAATAAAGAAgctatgaaaaataaatcttgtaTATTCGAAACAAAAAGTTATTCCcgtttagaaaaaaatttattcaaaGAACTGGATTACGTGAATTTTCTTAAGAATAACAGAACAATTAGTGACGAGTTGtacaagaaaatattatgtaaaatatatggatTACGACTTTCATTGCCTTTAGTGTTTCTCTTGTTGTTAtcaatattattcatattagaTTATTCTTGTGGTTATGGGCTTATAAATGGGTTGTTTGGGATAATGAATCTCCGTTCAAAAGAGTGGTTGAAAGCTTTACATAATAGGTTGTTTGAATCTCCTTTAAAGTGGATGGGTGTAATATTAGAAAGTAATAATAAGGCCACTATTGTCtcgtttttttttagaactctaatatattacataccattaattatattaggtATAACACTTATAttaatgattttttattaccacaaaaaagttataaaatatcaGAAAATTAAGTAcagaaaaaggtaa
- the PmUG01_13057300 gene encoding PIR protein encodes MTIQYKKEWDDLLKDSPAKKLYEDFHEGDNSKTSNIGCDDKSNIEKLKCMVLANLRKMNKRENMNCSNCKDCCLHFTYWIYDEIRKLMRHKENSINVSSFINEISTEGNDINNKANICPCSNYYYGNLYEFNIEKDMHDYFKNYDYLRTKCLDKKTNKNYNEYINYIKKIYQENYSSCCSLYGYEVENCEYFNCDDQYNPSKLLDIINDKFQKGKNKLEKSPKGVYQADSNKFQDGDPAFQFLICSGKLSVGQKTHCVVARKAPQDSIRGIEHTANGSVESLGSPQSKHLSSQGDVTAQGKVNERASGTRNIKVNHHDTTEYGIKISPFLLASENVREITSARNESVCVNSLLNKGKGVSCIEPDVRTTGTLGLRIERFLPISTIKIARGTKIPSYLNIQESPSSILTSTFFRVGISACLVVGILMLFLIYYKFTPFRSRIRSRKSTRKRIRYDDYDDYPTVIFGKISAPRRRHTKNIRILERYYMHEYS; translated from the exons atgACGATTCAATATAAGAAAGAATgg GATGATCTTTTAAAAGATTCACctgcaaaaaaattatatgaagatTTCCATGAGGGGGACAACTCAAAAACTTCTAATATTGGATGTGATGATAAAagtaatattgaaaaattaaagtgtATGGTATTAGCCAATTTacgaaaaatgaataaaagaGAGAATATGAATTGTAGTAATTGTAAAGACTGTTGCCTGCATTTTACTTACTGGATATATGatgaaataagaaaattgaTGCGACATAAAGAAAATAGCATTAATGTTTCCAgttttattaatgaaatttcCACTGAAGGAAATGACATTAACAATAAGGCAAATATATGTCCTTGTagcaattattattatggaaatttatatgaattcaATATAGAGAAAGATATGCACGattattttaagaattatGATTATCTGAGAACAAAATGTTTAGATAAAAAAactaacaaaaattataatgaatatattaattacataaagaaaatatatcaagAAAATTATTCTAGTTGTTGTTCTCTCTACGGATATGAAGTAGAAAATTGcgaatattttaattgtgaTGATCAATATAACCCGAGTAAACTATtggatataataaatgataaatttcaaaaaggaaagaataaattagaaaaatccCCAAAAGGTGTATATCAAGCTGATTCTAATAAATTCCAAGATGGAGACCCAGCTTTCCAGTTTCTTATATGCTCAGGGAAGTTGAGTGTTGGACAAAAAACTCATTGTGTTGTAGCTAGAAAAGCACCACAAGATAGCATTAGAGGTATCGAACATACAGCGAATGGATCAGTCGAGAGTTTAGGATCTCCACAATCGAAACACTTATCGTCACAAGGAGATGTTACTGCACAAGGTAAAGTTAACGAAAGAGCAAGTGGAACCAGAAACATTAAAGTAAATCATCACGATACTACAGAATACGGAATTAAGATATCACCATTTCTTCTAGCGTCAGAGAATGTAAGAGAAATTACAAGTGCTCGCAATGAAAGTGTATGTGTGAATTCCTTATTGAATAAAGGAAAGGGAGTATCCTGTATAGAACCGGATGTACGTACAACTGGGACTCTTGGATTAAGAATAGAGAGATTTTTACCAATATCGACAATTAAAATAGCACGTGGGACTAAAATCCCCTCTTATTTGAATATTCAAGAAAGCCCAAGTAGTATTTTAACGTCCACTTTTTTTCGTGTTGGAATATCAGCTTGTCTTGTTGTAGGAATATTGATGCTTTTTTTGATTTACTATAag TTTACGCCCTTTCGGTCTCGCATACGAAGTAGGAAATCGacaagaaaaagaattaGGTATGACGATTATGATGACTATCCAACAGTTATCTTTGGAAAAATTTCAGCACCTAGGCGTAGACATACGAAGAACATTAGAATACTTGAGCGTTATTATATGCATGAGTATTCTTAA
- the PmUG01_13057500 gene encoding Plasmodium exported protein, unknown function, whose product MKQYFKFLLFSVIFIFAVLIWIRCYKNNVNNYHKTLHKKYKLDNHLTVTINRLLSEDSIDSILNEYLSDNEGNNKLHVEGKDIYKSYGDNESEIEELIDNSIITDKGAKVATIKKSSFINRLDTYFEKKIFNQLDSIDKIKYRMKINRKAALKLIYKETALLFTPHLSLLFIGFILFISKISLIYKESSILKALSIVNSLVLGFVGLLILVGLFYVLVKIVKYKMMKANNYKLSYNELVSLVRNTFTME is encoded by the exons ATGaaacaatattttaagtTTCTCCTTTTTAGTGTAATCTTTATATTTGCTGTTTTAATTTGGATACGCTGTTATAAGAATAATGtg aataaCTATCATAAAACATTGCATAAAAAGTATAAGTTAGATAACCATTTAACTGTAACAATTAATAGACTATTATCAGAGGATTCAATTGATTcaatattaaatgaatatttatctGATAACGAGGggaataataaattacatgTTGAAggaaaagatatatataaaagttacGGAGACAATGAATCAGAAATTGAGGAATTAATAGATAACTCAATAATTACGGATAAAGGGGCTAAAGTAGCTACGATAAAAAAatcttcttttattaatagaTTAGATACATATTTTGAGAAGAAAATATTCAATCAATTAGATTCCAtagataaaattaagtatagaatgaaaattaatagaaaagCTGCACTTAAATTGATATATAAAGAGACagctttattatttactCCACACCTttcacttttatttataggatttatactttttatatcaaaaatttcattaatttataaagaaaGTTCGATATTAAAGGCACTTTCAATAGTAAATTCTCTTGTATTAGGATTTGTGGGTCTCTTAATTTTAGTAGgtttattttatgttcttgtaaaaattgtaaaatataaaatgatgaaagcaaataattataaacttTCTTACAATGAGTTAGTTTCTTTGGTAAGGAATACTTTTACTATGGAGTAG
- the PmUG01_13057600 gene encoding Plasmodium exported protein, unknown function, with translation MVQTNIHVFFTLLIWIFQYFYELTLSEKSCIKKMNLNNTSNVRVRRLLYGKTYADSQHIDFLLKDKFQDNYLNSYDSLNIRDYFENSTDSLMSDNYLHTSHEELERKPSGIKKYEFRKKTGYSSRGNYLKKLNAKYDSEIVKLLDSLFKTSNEYENIRKLKFKNILKVCSPVIISSLLIASMMVLSQYSSFSMLLSIPLFILTVVYVTYKLAKNMKMRHLRK, from the exons ATGGTACAAACAAATATACACGTTTTTTTTACCCTATTAATATGGATATTCCAGTATTTCTATGAG TTAACACTCTCAGAAAAATCATGCATTAAGAAAATGAACTTAAATAATACATCGAATGTAAGGGTAAGAAGATTATTATATGGAAAAACATATGCCGATTCTCAACATATAGACTTTCTTTTAAAAGATAAGTTTCAAGACAATTATCTAAACTCATATgattcattaaatattagggattattttgaaaattcaACTGATTCATTAATGTCTGATAATTATCTTCATACTTCTCATGAAGAATTAGAACGAAAACCAtctggaataaaaaaatatgagttCAGGAAAAAAACTGGATATTCCAGTAGAGGTAATTATTTGAAGAAACTAAATGCAAAATACGACAGCGAAATAGTAAAACTATTGgattctttatttaaaacgtcaaatgaatatgaaaatatacgtaagttaaagtttaaaaatattcttaaggTCTGTAGTCCAGTTATAATATCCAGTTTACTTATCGCATCTATGATGGTGTTATCCCAGTATAGTTCATTTTCTATGTTATTATCAATTcctttgtttattttaactGTAGTTTATGTTACCTATAAATTAgcgaaaaatatgaagatgCGCCATctgagaaaataa